In Cryptomeria japonica chromosome 5, Sugi_1.0, whole genome shotgun sequence, the genomic window CATCCAAATTCAAACTTGTCGCACTATTCATTTCAAAAGTTACTTATCTAGAAAATAGTTAGGATTGTGTCCTAACATACATTTTAAAGAGCTTTCATTAAAACCAATCATAATCAAATATCtgataaaacattcaaaataattttctttataaaTTAAAACAGTGGTGAAAACTTAGATGACACTTTACTTATGACCTACACAACAAAATCTTCATTATAAGAATTATTGTCTTACATATAAAAGAATTTTTCTTAACTTAACTCctcatttatttttcaatacttccTTGATTAATTTATACACTTCTTCCCTCCCAACTAAGCTATCCTCTCTTATTTAATATTATACCTATCTTCCAATGCTTTTGAATTTATTTTGCATTAATTGTCTTATCACTACATTGAGGAAATGCTAGCATAAGCACCCCAAAACTGACGCTCTCTTCTGTGGAATTTCAGCCACAATGATTCATAAAAAAGGTCGTAGAGGAATGAGAAAGTATCATCATCTGtagttttattttcttctttgttaTTAATTGAACATATCACTCAAAATAGGAATAGCCACTAGCCTTTAATCTGAATCCTGTTTCATAGAATTTCTCTTTGAAATAGCTAAGCTACCTAATGAAACATATATGAAAATTGAGTCCCTCTTTGTCTTGAGCCAGTTCATGTAATTTGTTGCTTTCGATACATGTGCACAAACATCTTTTTTCTTCGGAATTGCTCCCCTCTAAAAAAGATCATGTTTAGAGGGGATGATCTATTTAGAAGATCCATTTTTTCTAAGTGGAATGAATGAGTCTGTATATTTAATTATTGTTTCTTTAAATTTAATGAAGGagttttgcaatatttgaaaaacAATAGTAAACAGATGTCTATAAAAGACCATCCTTAAACcatacacattaagcaacatattaaatcaaaagaatatcagtcaactctgaatgtttaacacttttaaaccacAACCACTTCCTGTAAAAGGATCATCCAGGTAAGTCAATAATAATTTTCAACCTGCCAGCTCTTTAATCAACTACAattcatttattattgttttcataaCGTCCCCACTTGATATGTTTGACTGCTCTGAGAGTTTCGAAATCTTTTAATAGGGTTGTCCAGTGCATTGTATATGCTTTGCTGTAAAATGATAATGAGATAACGAAAGCACATCACGTAAAGCCATCTATAATTTATTTGTTGCTGATGGACGCCCAGAGAATCTCTCTGTGGTAGCGTAAGACGTAGAGATAATTGATTtgtttattaattataattaaaaattagacAAATTTTTATATAATTGATAGAAGTCAATAAGAATCTGACAGAAGTTGCGAGAGCACTCAAAGTCGTCCAAACAGAAAGAGCCAATACGTCGTTTTGGTTCTGGAACTTCAGATGgcacaaataataataaaaagtttAAGAGATAAAGTAAAAAATTAGGCTTGGATTAAACAAATGAAAGTTGGAATGATAGGTAGCTGGTAGTTTTGAAACTTGGAATGATAGGTAGACGCAGTTTTTTAAAGTATTTTAAAtaatgatatttttatttgattttaattataTGGTTTTTGAGAGTTaaatttgtttatgttttatatgtagtGGGTTATACAAATCCATATTTCATGAAATGAATTATTCATTAGCATTTCTTATATTTATGTGATGTTTATAGGTGTGAAGTTTTGGGATTCTATGATGGATCATCTATAATATCTTAATTTCGCTCAAGCATTCTTAATCATATAGTTTTCCCTTAGAATTTGATAGTTGAAATAACTAGATTTTAGCCAATTCCACAAATGTGGAACAATTTTGTTTTACAAAAATGCAATCACCAACATGTGGTTATGACTTGACATAGTATAGGATTTCACTATATGATTTTTTGGGACCTTTACTCATTGATAATTATGAAGTACATCACAatcatgaaaaatatgatcaagtaaGTATGGATCATAATTCTAATGCAAAGTAATTAATCCTAATAATGCTTCTTGTTAGTATGAATGATAATTCAATGAATCCTTGACTAGATCAGGATCAATGCTCAACTAAATGTCCTTAAAAACTAAGATAGAAACTACTTACACTAATGTCTTCTAAGTTAGCTCCCAATGACTATAAGGAAAGGGCAAGAATTATCAATTTGATTTTTCTTAAAGATGAATTTTAGGATAGACGTACACCATTAGGGATCAATTCCACATGTACACGAAATAACTCAAAATATGTAGAAAGCcatttatcaaaatcaagaatGGGTGAATGCTAATAAAGGCTAATAAACTATGCAAATATGTGGGAGATAATTCAAATAGGATACAAATATGTTCACATGTATCAAAATGAATGTAAGTGAGAATAAATGATGATAGATAGAGATCATGGAATGAGACAAACTTAGTAAAACATCATGTCATATATCATTATATAATTTTATGAGTATACTCTCTCAAAATGAGACATGAGTACATAAATTTCACCATTATACTTTTCTCCCACTTTGAGTTACAAGGGAATCCTAAATAAAGATGTATCTAAAATTAAATGAGAACTGAAAAGCATGTATGAAAAGTAAACATTTAAACATAAGAAGGACATTGGGATTTGTCTCAAGTTGTAGATCCAATTAATGGAATGAGATTTTTATACTAAGGAAAGGATAATATGATAAATCAATATGCCTACATCTAAAAGGATAGATCTCAGAGCATAATATGATGATTGAGGTACAAAATATTCATGGGGAAAGCATGGTTCTTCCCCTGACTCTACCTTCAAATTAATAGGATGATATGATAATGAAGGTACACTATTACCACAAGATGAAGTAATAAGAATAATCACATAATATTAATGTATACATGATAATAAGGCTCATCAAAAGAAAGATAGAAAAAATGTGATCTAAGTATGGTAAAAGGTCATTAGTATAAACATCAAATAACGGAATAATAATATAGGCATCATGGGGGATGCAATCATGAGTACATAGTCATAAAAGTTATTAGAAAAATAGAATGGTAAAATATGACCATTAGGATGCATAATAATCATCAAGTAGGAAAcacataaaaatagaaaaatatatgtATTAAAGACGAAGAAAAGGCTTGCAAGAGTAGAAAAGAATATGCACAAGAAATcaagtaaattttttttaaaatgatccaAGTCAGGGAAagattattttagaaataaaatgtAACAGGTAAAGTGAGTGATTGAATAACAAAAAGAAAGGTGTAACAAATAAGGATCAAAATATTGGTGATATTGCATCACCTAAAATGTGAATATCATTGCTTAAAAGTGATAAGTGTTTTGGAAGtgtcaaaaaatttaaatttacatcGTTGATTTTTTAGCCCTATTTTAAATATGTGGATTTTGTATATCTATGGAAAATTATTTTCTATCTTTTTATTCTTCATGGTTATCTATATGGGAACAATTTTAGATTCACATGCATGATTTTGAGCATAGTCATAGGCTTGTTTATTAGTCCTAGTTCTTTATTTGTAGTTAATTTGTACCTTATAAATCATTAAAGATCTTTTAGGTTCAATATTAGATACCtaatagaagagaagaattgaCACAATTCCTCTACTTTATTCTTGTAAGGATGTGAATCAAATGAATTTTTGGTTTATATTTTTAAagtggttacaggttgcattgatTTTAAGTTCTTTAGTTTTATTCTATGTTCTACTTTGGTTTATTTTGTGTTCATCCATATGTCACCTTTATTACATGATGCATGTTAACATCATTAAGGTGCAATGGCATGCTTTTGTACATGCATGTTCGATGGAGAACTTAAGGGAATATATACAAAGTATCAATGTTATTATGTGTGTGGAACTGAGACACGCACAATGAAAATGACTACATTGAGTTATCTATCCTTTTGAGGATCTTTGTTATTTATTATAACTATTTAGATATTATGTTATTGTATATTTTTATTTGTTGGCCTATATCTATCATTGAGAATTAATAAGTTGAGAAATAGAGAGTTAGTAAGATAAATTGTTTAGGTCTTTTGAAGGCCACACAATAAGAAAAATAGATGTCCTCATATTTTTTATGATGTGAACTATATTTTTATAAAAGGTTATAGATCATGGTTAGATTAAATCTTTGTGTAAGAACATCATGACCATTATGCAATGGGAAACTCTTGAGTGTACAATTGGACTTTTCAAATGACACAGTTGTGATTGTGAATATACTATAGATATATTGATAACAATGCCATGTGCAATATAGGAAAATTGATCCTAGACTAACATGTTCTTTAACCTAAGATCAATTCTCCTTCCCATATAATAttagaagtgtgagagggcttctCTTTCTGTCCGCAAGGATGAGACATGTTTTCATAGACTCACATTTTTGTTGGTTGTAAGGTGACTAGAGTTGATTATGTGTGTGTGAATGAACTAGGCTGCATAGTGCTATATTGAACAAGATTAATATAATATAGAAAGTATAAAATAAAAAACCTAAGAAATGTAGAGACGTGGAAAGGAGATATAGAGAGGAACCTAGATTTGAAATATAAAGCTGAAATTATCAGGCATAGGTGTTGGGTGTCCTAGTTTGAAGGTGTCCAAAATTTGAAAAGGTGAGAAGGAATGTTGATTGAATGGAATTTGAAAATGATTTGTCTTATAATCTCTATCTTTATGAAGGATAGAAGATGTTATTTATATAGGTATCACAAGgttattttttgataaaaagatGACATAAAGTGGTCAAGTACAAAGCTTAAGATCAGATTTCAAAATGTGAAAGTGGACATTTGCAATGACCATAATTTGGGGAGATTTTGGTAGTACTAAGGATCTAGGTACCCTAGTCCTCCCAAAATTCCTCTCCAAAAGGGAAACACAACCATTGAAGGGTTGTTATATGAAATTTGGACTAATTCTAGCACTTGACAATGATTAAGTTGTGAGATTAACAAAGAAGATTTAAAGTAGAATAGGACACAAATATGCTTAAAATGATCTAGGGGAAATCACACTAAAGTAGGTGCCAAATAGAGTGGTAAATTATTAAGGTATACAATTTATAATGCTAGACCATGTGAATATCTAGATCACTCTTAGTGGTCATTTTTTTTTCGAGGTAAGATTAAATTAAAAACTCTTCTAACTTTATAGAAatgctatatcatttatttatctATAGATAGTTGTCATATCACATCATGTTGTATGCAAGTTAGGTAACACATTGTGTGATGATGGAGACAAATTGAAGGAGAACAATATTTAAAACAACCCTACCAACCCACTGAAGTTATGGCTTTATAATAATCCATGCATTTCTTGGTTAATGTTTGGTATGTGTCGTTGCCACCAAGAAGAAAAAACTAATCAACCTACGCTTGCCGCAAAAAGTATATAAAAACTATATAATGCGAATCCCACCAACTCCCATATATTTGTTGTAATATTCAAGGTAGTTACGTTGTGTATTTTGCCACGGAAGTGGAATAATCGCCTCAATAAAGTCTACTTTCTTCTATTCACTCTTATCTCGATGAcgtatatttttattttcataaccTACTCTTTATGTCGCCCTTTTCCAAGCACATTGAAAGCTTGTTACGTTATTTGAATTTATAATCTCTTAGTAGATGATATTATATTATGAATATGTAAATAATGCTCTAGATGGATTTCATGAAGCTTGTATTGACTGTGACGAGTAAATTTTCCGATGTTAAGTAGATGATTATTTTAACTTAGAGTTATGCTCCTAAATATTATAATTCTATAGATGGATTTTGATTGTAATTAGATAATTAGATGTTTAGTTATCATAAATCTAGATAGATTATAGCAAGGTTGACGATCTCCAAATTTTTTGAGATAATTGTTTGGATGAATTAAAAACTTGATAATTTTTAATACAAATTATAAGAAACACAGACCTAAAAAATAACTACGAAtttaacatttaaattttaaaaataatattgaaaatttttatttacaaacgACTCAAACCACTTTGAAGGAAAAAATATCATAGCCTACACTTATAAAAGTCACTTAATTTAGAATGTAACCTACATACCCCACCTATTTTTAGATGCATTCAATTTTTTCCTCTCGATTCTAATTATGGGTCTAGGACCGTGTACATGTTTGGAAAGTATAAGCCATGGTTAGTCAGAAGAGTCGATTCCTCGCATATGCGAATGGATATTGATGATATATTCTATCCTATTGAGAAACTTACATTTTTTAAATTACTTTTCTTTTTATGTAACATCGTCTCACAGCGATCCATTTTGTAGCACCATTTAAAGCTAGAAGAAACGCAATGCGCTCTTCTGAGATGCTCTAACATTTACGTAAGCACTTCCGTCATATTACTTGTCATTTTATCTCAAAACAAAAATGTATCTATTTTTGCTTTATTTAAATTAAAACACAACAATAAAGACGGTGTATGATTTCCTTACAATTTAATTATAAATACAATGCAGCTGTGCCATTATGAAGCAGTGAAGCCTGAGTTGGATTAAAAGATGGGGTCATTGCATCAGCAACCAGCAATTAAGCGGCCTCATGTAGTAGTATTCCCTTACCCATCCCAGGGTCATATTAATCCATTAATGGAGTTTGCCAAGAGGCTTGTCTCCAAAAACCTCCATGTGACCTTCATTACCACAGAGAGAATTAGAGAGCGAATGATACAAGCTCAGGATGGGGTTGCTGCTCATGTGACCACTGTTATGCAGGATATAAGAATTGAAACAGTTCCAGATGGGCTTTCTCCTGATAATGAAGAGACGAAAGACAGAGACATGATATTTGATTTATTGAGAAAGGTCGGAGGTCATAAATTTGAACAGTTGATAGAGAGGCTTAATTCTGAAGGCGATACAGTCTCTTGTATTGTTTATGACTCTTTTCTAGAGTGGGTTCCTATTATTGCAAACAAGTTTGATATTCCTTCAGCACTTCTCTGGACGCAGTCATGTGCAGTTTATTCTATCTATTATCATTTTTACGCAGGAATGGGTAAGCTTTTCTTAATCCAAATATTTACAGATTATCTtacataattttttaatatttagggTTTCTTTGGTTTTGTTAGAATACTCTATGCAGTTTTTATAAAACCGTTttgttttttatgatgatgttttaaATCCGGTTCATCTTTGTAGTTTTAATGGTTCATTTAGAACGATACctctcggcttattctatatatattattaaatatatataagctagtatatatagagagagaatgtGTTTGCAGTTCAATTGGGGGAATAAAATTTGTAATTTATataatagattttttattttttttgttatgatatttatttttaattcataaGCTCTTTTTTGGTGTGTcgtaattatataaatatatagaatTGACAGGGTATTAAAGGTTTTAATAATTCCTTTAAATTAATTGTCTTTGTTTTAGTATTAAGGATTGAAATTTTTAAACAAATCCATGTGAACAATTAATATAAGAATTGATGTATTTTATCAAGTAGTCATTGCCACTAAACAATAATCTAATTTTAGACTCAtaaattaagtttttaaaataaGAGAAAGTCTTGAGTTGTATGgtctattgttttcttttaaaataaatattagtaatttaaatttttatatcttaaatttgtaaaataaaagattaatgtgattttttaatctttcaattattttattttatttttcaataaaagtggattattaatctttcaattattattattaaaaatgtcgataaatttttcaataaaagtggattattaaCTTAATTTTGTGGTTTATGAACATGTACATGTTTAAGTGAGTGAAAGTTGTAAATGATATTGTTCAAAAGTAAATTCTCTGAAGAAAAACATTAATGAAGTCGGTTACAGAGAAAAATGGAATGCTGTAATTAGATACAAATAATATTAAAGTTCTCATAAAATTTGTTTCTACTATATCATTTTTAATATTGGTGTCTagtgaaagcaaaagatgaagCAGAGAATGCAAGAGACATTATAGCAATACCAGGACTTCCACAACTATGCCAATCAGACTTGCCATCCTTTCTACAGCCATCAAATACATATGCATCACTGCTACGATTCCAGCTGAACCAATTCAGTACTGTTTCTCAAGCCACATGGATACTAGGAAACTCCTTCAATGAACTGGAAATGGCAGAAATACAATCCATGGATTCCCTCATTCCAATAAGAACAGTAGGCCCTCTTGTTCCCTCGGCTTTCCTAGATGGAAATAATCCAGATGACCAAGACGTGGGCACACATCTTTGGAAAGCAGCGAACTGTATAGATTGGCTCAATAAAAAGGAAGCCTCAACTGTTGTATATGTTTCCTTTGGTAGTTTAGCTGTCCTTTCTAAAGAGCAGATCATAGAAATAGCCCTTGGCCTAAAGGCTAGTCAACATTCCTTTTTGTGGGTGATTCGTCCTGAtcacaacaaagaagaagaaaaggacatacGTGATTTTCTAGAAGGTTTTATTGAGGAAACTATGGATCAAGGGCTAGTTGTATCGTGGTGTCCACAGATGGCAGTGCTTAATCATCCTTCTGTGGGTATGTTTGTTACACACTCTGGATGG contains:
- the LOC131075533 gene encoding UDP-glycosyltransferase 74E1; translation: MGSLHQQPAIKRPHVVVFPYPSQGHINPLMEFAKRLVSKNLHVTFITTERIRERMIQAQDGVAAHVTTVMQDIRIETVPDGLSPDNEETKDRDMIFDLLRKVGGHKFEQLIERLNSEGDTVSCIVYDSFLEWVPIIANKFDIPSALLWTQSCAVYSIYYHFYAGMVKAKDEAENARDIIAIPGLPQLCQSDLPSFLQPSNTYASLLRFQLNQFSTVSQATWILGNSFNELEMAEIQSMDSLIPIRTVGPLVPSAFLDGNNPDDQDVGTHLWKAANCIDWLNKKEASTVVYVSFGSLAVLSKEQIIEIALGLKASQHSFLWVIRPDHNKEEEKDIRDFLEGFIEETMDQGLVVSWCPQMAVLNHPSVGMFVTHSGWNSTLESLSSGLPVLTISQRSDQTTNSKYIEDVWKTGIRLNKTRDGPVGRDEMEKSIKTIMEGESGVDLRKNALQWKTLAKKAMVKGGSSNKNIDWFVHEVIARTTLA